One region of Thunnus albacares chromosome 8, fThuAlb1.1, whole genome shotgun sequence genomic DNA includes:
- the igflr1 gene encoding IGF-like family receptor 1 isoform X3 yields MEGYSKKCKDLTTRFDSGTKQCVPCEKPKPGRGLTPNCGYDDNKGRHVPSTKSCGINFFNDGSKDFCQPCTSCPTGFQSVSPCNATTDTQCQDLRSLTTEDPARETTTTTTIATTSQRVSTFFSKASTIQTKEESSLTPHATSNDVPWALHFAILIAIMLVALFGFIIYMKRKKGRNTSYGTSLTRRSSCMNVGFYPLSALPESDLEDILRPDIISAPLQTVLDNLDVLEELVILLDPESHGVKNTKHLASHCSFPSTWITYTYSMKDSKSPLKAVLEGVTSRHPDWTVGHLAKLLRHIERNDAIAPLAKLRFN; encoded by the exons ATGGAGGGGTACTCTAAAAAGTGCAAGGATCTGACGACTCGCTTTGATTCGGGTACAAAACAGTGTGTCCCGTGTGAGAAGCCAAAACCAG GAAGAGGACTTACCCCTAACTGTGGCTATGATGACAACAAAGGTCGACATGTGCCATCCACCAAAAGTTGCGGAATCAACTTTTTTAATGATGGCAGCAAAGATTTCTGTCAACCATGCACCTCATGTCCGACTGGTTTTCAAAGTGTGAGCCCCTGCAACGCAACTACCGATACCCAGTGCCAAGATCTACG AAGTTTGACCACCGAAGATCCTGCCAGA gaaacaactacaacaacaacaatagcaaCAACATCTCAGCGTGTTTCAACTTTTTTCAGCAAGGCATCAACG attcAGACGAAGGAAGAATCCAGTTTAACACCTCA TGCAACCAGTAATGATGTGCCAT gGGCATTACATTTTGCCATCCTAATTGCCATCATGCTTGTTGCACTATTTGGTTTCATAATCTacatgaagaggaaaaaag GCAGGAACACAAGCTATGGAACAAGTTTGACCAGAAGATCATCATGCATGAATGTAGGGTTCTATCCCCTCTCTGCCCTACCTGAAAGTGATCTGGAGGACATTCTGA GGCCTGACATCATATCAGCACCTCTACAGACTGTGCTGGACAACCTGGATGTTTTGGAGGAGCTGGTTATTTTGTTGGATCCAGAGAGCCATGGCGTCAAGAACACCAAACATCTTGCATCTCACTGCTCCTTCCCGTCCACCTGGATCACGTACACCTATTCTATGAAGGACAGTAAGAGCCCTCTTAAAGCTGTGCTGGAAGGGGTCACTAGCAGGCACCCTGACTGGACAGTGGGGCATCTGGCAAAGCTGCTCAGACATATAGAGCGCAATGATGCCATTGCCCCCCTTGCAAAACTCAGATTTAATTAG
- the igflr1 gene encoding IGF-like family receptor 1 isoform X1: MEGYSKKCKDLTTRFDSGTKQCVPCEKPKPGRGLTPNCGYDDNKGRHVPSTKSCGINFFNDGSKDFCQPCTSCPTGFQSVSPCNATTDTQCQDLRSLTTEDPARETTTTTTIATTSQRVSTFFSKASTIQTKEESSLTPHATNTPTKSDPVATSNDVPWALHFAILIAIMLVALFGFIIYMKRKKGRNTSYGTSLTRRSSCMNVGFYPLSALPESDLEDILRPDIISAPLQTVLDNLDVLEELVILLDPESHGVKNTKHLASHCSFPSTWITYTYSMKDSKSPLKAVLEGVTSRHPDWTVGHLAKLLRHIERNDAIAPLAKLRFN, translated from the exons ATGGAGGGGTACTCTAAAAAGTGCAAGGATCTGACGACTCGCTTTGATTCGGGTACAAAACAGTGTGTCCCGTGTGAGAAGCCAAAACCAG GAAGAGGACTTACCCCTAACTGTGGCTATGATGACAACAAAGGTCGACATGTGCCATCCACCAAAAGTTGCGGAATCAACTTTTTTAATGATGGCAGCAAAGATTTCTGTCAACCATGCACCTCATGTCCGACTGGTTTTCAAAGTGTGAGCCCCTGCAACGCAACTACCGATACCCAGTGCCAAGATCTACG AAGTTTGACCACCGAAGATCCTGCCAGA gaaacaactacaacaacaacaatagcaaCAACATCTCAGCGTGTTTCAACTTTTTTCAGCAAGGCATCAACG attcAGACGAAGGAAGAATCCAGTTTAACACCTCATGCAACAAATACACCAACTAAATCCGACCCAGTTGCAACCAGTAATGATGTGCCAT gGGCATTACATTTTGCCATCCTAATTGCCATCATGCTTGTTGCACTATTTGGTTTCATAATCTacatgaagaggaaaaaag GCAGGAACACAAGCTATGGAACAAGTTTGACCAGAAGATCATCATGCATGAATGTAGGGTTCTATCCCCTCTCTGCCCTACCTGAAAGTGATCTGGAGGACATTCTGA GGCCTGACATCATATCAGCACCTCTACAGACTGTGCTGGACAACCTGGATGTTTTGGAGGAGCTGGTTATTTTGTTGGATCCAGAGAGCCATGGCGTCAAGAACACCAAACATCTTGCATCTCACTGCTCCTTCCCGTCCACCTGGATCACGTACACCTATTCTATGAAGGACAGTAAGAGCCCTCTTAAAGCTGTGCTGGAAGGGGTCACTAGCAGGCACCCTGACTGGACAGTGGGGCATCTGGCAAAGCTGCTCAGACATATAGAGCGCAATGATGCCATTGCCCCCCTTGCAAAACTCAGATTTAATTAG
- the igflr1 gene encoding IGF-like family receptor 1 isoform X2 — translation MEGYSKKCKDLTTRFDSGTKQCVPCEKPKPGRGLTPNCGYDDNKGRHVPSTKSCGINFFNDGSKDFCQPCTSCPTGFQSVSPCNATTDTQCQDLRLTTEDPARETTTTTTIATTSQRVSTFFSKASTIQTKEESSLTPHATNTPTKSDPVATSNDVPWALHFAILIAIMLVALFGFIIYMKRKKGRNTSYGTSLTRRSSCMNVGFYPLSALPESDLEDILRPDIISAPLQTVLDNLDVLEELVILLDPESHGVKNTKHLASHCSFPSTWITYTYSMKDSKSPLKAVLEGVTSRHPDWTVGHLAKLLRHIERNDAIAPLAKLRFN, via the exons ATGGAGGGGTACTCTAAAAAGTGCAAGGATCTGACGACTCGCTTTGATTCGGGTACAAAACAGTGTGTCCCGTGTGAGAAGCCAAAACCAG GAAGAGGACTTACCCCTAACTGTGGCTATGATGACAACAAAGGTCGACATGTGCCATCCACCAAAAGTTGCGGAATCAACTTTTTTAATGATGGCAGCAAAGATTTCTGTCAACCATGCACCTCATGTCCGACTGGTTTTCAAAGTGTGAGCCCCTGCAACGCAACTACCGATACCCAGTGCCAAGATCTACG TTTGACCACCGAAGATCCTGCCAGA gaaacaactacaacaacaacaatagcaaCAACATCTCAGCGTGTTTCAACTTTTTTCAGCAAGGCATCAACG attcAGACGAAGGAAGAATCCAGTTTAACACCTCATGCAACAAATACACCAACTAAATCCGACCCAGTTGCAACCAGTAATGATGTGCCAT gGGCATTACATTTTGCCATCCTAATTGCCATCATGCTTGTTGCACTATTTGGTTTCATAATCTacatgaagaggaaaaaag GCAGGAACACAAGCTATGGAACAAGTTTGACCAGAAGATCATCATGCATGAATGTAGGGTTCTATCCCCTCTCTGCCCTACCTGAAAGTGATCTGGAGGACATTCTGA GGCCTGACATCATATCAGCACCTCTACAGACTGTGCTGGACAACCTGGATGTTTTGGAGGAGCTGGTTATTTTGTTGGATCCAGAGAGCCATGGCGTCAAGAACACCAAACATCTTGCATCTCACTGCTCCTTCCCGTCCACCTGGATCACGTACACCTATTCTATGAAGGACAGTAAGAGCCCTCTTAAAGCTGTGCTGGAAGGGGTCACTAGCAGGCACCCTGACTGGACAGTGGGGCATCTGGCAAAGCTGCTCAGACATATAGAGCGCAATGATGCCATTGCCCCCCTTGCAAAACTCAGATTTAATTAG
- the LOC122987058 gene encoding G protein-activated inward rectifier potassium channel 2-like isoform X2 has translation MYPGARRDFNFETRGSPGSIGTTAMWPPGSTQDETRGQPNQPKSLMVVHSTPSGEKIQCESYLINKNTEFSLPLPDIMPGAFPELATAKRHHKSITDIPYRGSICLLPPPLGFTDREQAFLRRCSLRETNTVSRYPRHALSVPNMESPSSLHVINNSPLHSTPLSPVHSNMSSPAREIDSLAKARSKLLESDCDQTPTIPAETREQLRYISKDGKCRVNLCHISERGRFLSDIFTSFVDLQYRWFLFVFMMCYITTWLLFAGLYFLNASFRGDVGQERPVSITKDHLLDQRPCYLGVDGFISALLFSVETQRTIGYGSRTVSPTCHEGVLLVMMQCIIGSMIDALMVGCMFVKISRPKKRAETLLFSRTCVIANRDDQLCLMFRLGDLRESHMVDAKVRAKLIKSRQTTEGMMCQAKTSYIETEIEWGARFEPCMTLEKGSFRVDLRRFHTTYQVPLPHCSASQAHQLMVLTDCKLQDSKACRDWRILAEEKTDEDKDKQPAHGGYTIDNIQEERVSEGNECEGSAEKGLP, from the exons ATGTATCCTGGTGCTAGAAGAGACTTTAACTTTGAAACCAGAGGGTCCCCTGGATCCATTGGGACAACAGCCATGTGGCCTCCAGGGTCCACCCAGGATGAGACAAGGGGACAGCCCAATCAGCCAAAATCTCTCATGGTCGTCCATTCCACACCATCAGGGGAGAAAATTCAATGCGAGAGCTACTTAATAAAT aaaaacacagagttCTCACTTCCTCTCCCAGACATCATGCCAGGAGCTTTTCCTGAGCTTGCTACAGCCAAGCGGCACCATAAAAGTATAACAGACATTCCTTATCGTGGAAGCATTTGCTTGCTCCCTCCTCCCCTTGGTTTCACAGATAGAGAGCAAGCCTTTTTGCGCCGCTGCTCACTGAGAGAGACCAACACGGTTTCACGGTACCCTCGCCATGCCCTCAGTGTGCCTAATATGGAGAGTCCTAGCTCCCTTCATGTCATTAACAACAGTCCTCTTCATAGTACCCCGCTCTCACCTGTGCACAGCAACATGTCAAGCCCTGCTAGAGAGATAGACAGCCTGGCCAAGGCCCGGAGTAAACTTCTGGAGAGTGACTGTGACCAAACCCCCACCATTCCTGCAGAAACCAGGGAGCAACTTCGCTACATCTCCAAGGATGGAAAGTGTCGTGTCAACCTGTGTCACATTTCTGAGAGGGGCCGTTTCCTGTCTGACATCTTTACCTCTTTTGTGGACCTTCAGTACCGCTGGTTTCTATTCGTATTCATGATGTGCTACATCACCACCTGGTTATTGTTTGCTGGACTGTATTTCTTGAATGCTTCCTTCCGAGGTGATGTAGGACAAGAGCGACCCGTCAGCATCACTAAAGACCATCTCCTTGACCAAAGGCCCTGCTACTTAGGTGTTGATGGCTTCATCTCAGCTCTACTCTTCTCTGTGGAGACGCAGCGCACCATTGGTTATGGGTCACGCACTGTGTCCCCTACCTGCCATGAGGGTGTGCTGCTGGTCATGATGCAGTGTATTATAGGGTCCATGATAGATGCTCTAATGGTGGGTTGCATGTTTGTCAAAATATCTCGACCTAAAAAGCGGGCTGAGACACTTCTTTTTAGTCGCACTTGTGTTATCGCCAACCGTGATGATCAGCTATGTTTAATGTTCCGGCTGGGGGACCTGAGAGAAAGCCACATGGTGGATGCTAAGGTCCGTGCAAAGTTAATTAAGTCCCGACAAACAACTGAGG GCATGATGTGTCAAGCCAAGACATCCTATATTGAAACAGAGATTGAGTGGGGTGCTCGCTTTGAACCCTGCATGACACTGGAGAAGGGCTCGTTCAGAGTCGACCTGCGTCGGTTCCACACCACCTACCAGGTACCGTTACCACACTGCAGTGCCAGCCAGGCGCACCAGTTAATGGTTCTGACTGACTGTAAACTTCAAGACTCCAAAGCCTGCAGAGACTGGAGAATTTTAGcagaagaaaagacagatgaagaCAAAGACAAGCAACCAGCACATGGAGGATACACTATTGATAATATTCAGGAGGAGAGAGTATCTGAAGGGAATGAGTGTGAAGGGAGTGCAGAAAAAGGCTTGCCATGA
- the LOC122987058 gene encoding G protein-activated inward rectifier potassium channel 3-like isoform X1 yields the protein MYPGARRDFNFETRGSPGSIGTTAMWPPGSTQDETRGQPNQPKSLMVVHSTPSGEKIQCESYLINKNTEFSLPLPDIMPGAFPELATAKRHHKSITDIPYRGSICLLPPPLGFTDREQAFLRRCSLRETNTVSRYPRHALSVPNMESPSSLHVINNSPLHSTPLSPVHSNMSSPAREIDSLAKARSKLLESDCDQTPTIPAETREQLRYISKDGKCRVNLCHISERGRFLSDIFTSFVDLQYRWFLFVFMMCYITTWLLFAGLYFLNASFRGDVGQERPVSITKDHLLDQRPCYLGVDGFISALLFSVETQRTIGYGSRTVSPTCHEGVLLVMMQCIIGSMIDALMVGCMFVKISRPKKRAETLLFSRTCVIANRDDQLCLMFRLGDLRESHMVDAKVRAKLIKSRQTTEGEFLPLEQTEIDLGYETGSDRLFLVEPQVIQHNIDSNSPLWEFGPEQLRRQQFEIIVILEGIVEATGMMCQAKTSYIETEIEWGARFEPCMTLEKGSFRVDLRRFHTTYQVPLPHCSASQAHQLMVLTDCKLQDSKACRDWRILAEEKTDEDKDKQPAHGGYTIDNIQEERVSEGNECEGSAEKGLP from the exons ATGTATCCTGGTGCTAGAAGAGACTTTAACTTTGAAACCAGAGGGTCCCCTGGATCCATTGGGACAACAGCCATGTGGCCTCCAGGGTCCACCCAGGATGAGACAAGGGGACAGCCCAATCAGCCAAAATCTCTCATGGTCGTCCATTCCACACCATCAGGGGAGAAAATTCAATGCGAGAGCTACTTAATAAAT aaaaacacagagttCTCACTTCCTCTCCCAGACATCATGCCAGGAGCTTTTCCTGAGCTTGCTACAGCCAAGCGGCACCATAAAAGTATAACAGACATTCCTTATCGTGGAAGCATTTGCTTGCTCCCTCCTCCCCTTGGTTTCACAGATAGAGAGCAAGCCTTTTTGCGCCGCTGCTCACTGAGAGAGACCAACACGGTTTCACGGTACCCTCGCCATGCCCTCAGTGTGCCTAATATGGAGAGTCCTAGCTCCCTTCATGTCATTAACAACAGTCCTCTTCATAGTACCCCGCTCTCACCTGTGCACAGCAACATGTCAAGCCCTGCTAGAGAGATAGACAGCCTGGCCAAGGCCCGGAGTAAACTTCTGGAGAGTGACTGTGACCAAACCCCCACCATTCCTGCAGAAACCAGGGAGCAACTTCGCTACATCTCCAAGGATGGAAAGTGTCGTGTCAACCTGTGTCACATTTCTGAGAGGGGCCGTTTCCTGTCTGACATCTTTACCTCTTTTGTGGACCTTCAGTACCGCTGGTTTCTATTCGTATTCATGATGTGCTACATCACCACCTGGTTATTGTTTGCTGGACTGTATTTCTTGAATGCTTCCTTCCGAGGTGATGTAGGACAAGAGCGACCCGTCAGCATCACTAAAGACCATCTCCTTGACCAAAGGCCCTGCTACTTAGGTGTTGATGGCTTCATCTCAGCTCTACTCTTCTCTGTGGAGACGCAGCGCACCATTGGTTATGGGTCACGCACTGTGTCCCCTACCTGCCATGAGGGTGTGCTGCTGGTCATGATGCAGTGTATTATAGGGTCCATGATAGATGCTCTAATGGTGGGTTGCATGTTTGTCAAAATATCTCGACCTAAAAAGCGGGCTGAGACACTTCTTTTTAGTCGCACTTGTGTTATCGCCAACCGTGATGATCAGCTATGTTTAATGTTCCGGCTGGGGGACCTGAGAGAAAGCCACATGGTGGATGCTAAGGTCCGTGCAAAGTTAATTAAGTCCCGACAAACAACTGAGGGTGAGTTCCTGCCACTTGAGCAGACAGAGATTGACCTTGGTTATGAAACAGGGTCAGACCGACTCTTTCTGGTAGAGCCTCAAGTCATCCAGCACAACATTGACTCCAATAGTCCACTCTGGGAATTTGGCCCCGAACAGCTTAGACGACAACAGTTTGAGATAATTGTTATCTTGGAAGGAATTGTTGAGGCCACAG GCATGATGTGTCAAGCCAAGACATCCTATATTGAAACAGAGATTGAGTGGGGTGCTCGCTTTGAACCCTGCATGACACTGGAGAAGGGCTCGTTCAGAGTCGACCTGCGTCGGTTCCACACCACCTACCAGGTACCGTTACCACACTGCAGTGCCAGCCAGGCGCACCAGTTAATGGTTCTGACTGACTGTAAACTTCAAGACTCCAAAGCCTGCAGAGACTGGAGAATTTTAGcagaagaaaagacagatgaagaCAAAGACAAGCAACCAGCACATGGAGGATACACTATTGATAATATTCAGGAGGAGAGAGTATCTGAAGGGAATGAGTGTGAAGGGAGTGCAGAAAAAGGCTTGCCATGA
- the zbtb32 gene encoding zinc finger and BTB domain-containing protein 16-A, which produces MIRINNTQYFHFLQQADALRRSGLFCDAIISVKSQIFRAHRLVLACASRTLAQQLAQGDVDSPVHCTLEYFLPRTFQQVLDFTYTQTLEVSVDDLHLLLRAAQLLEMQPLEDQCRKQLDTLDYREADKRREITDVKEEKERAEETDQKKKGNLVQEEKLQETSPPGNEASDSIVTKNLSPPDPAKSRNSPPSPRKRPRLSAMPYNRDSVITRPVTSTSSFSSPWTFPTNMWNSVTTLKRKAENYSNLIAAHRLQSPNQSSVAYPISLSTPHMFPLLVSHFQAPAHSSVMGYSSFHSRYTPNLYAGSTGMGSIIKQGLLKRKKPSQRAFTGTIQTSELSFPEVPKASAERVKDCQHCSLVGDPVLRESASTPSEVACSGCRFCGRGNAAQHEPQSHRQDHRGEKPYQCQHCPKKFSLKHQLDTHHRVHTGEKPFECRLCGQRSRDYSAMIKHLRTHGGAAPYQCTVCLEFCSSLVAMQRHIKSHAVQDFPPNWSINSTYLYTSHI; this is translated from the exons ATGATCCGCATCAACAACACCCAATACTTCCACTTCCTGCAGCAGGCCGATGCTTTGCGTCGCTCAGGGTTGTTCTGTGATGCCATCATCTCGGTAAAGAGTCAAATTTTCAGGGCTCATCGGCTCGTACTGGCCTGTGCTAGCAGAACACTAGCACAGCAGCTAGCCCAGGGAGACGTAGACAGCCCAGTCCACTGCACTCTTGAATATTTCTTACCCCGCACCTTCCAGCAAGTCCTGGACTTCACCTACACTCAGACTCTTGAGGTGTCTGTGGATGACCTGCACCTGCTGCTGAGAGCTGCTCAGCTATTGGAGATGCAGCCACTGGAGGACCAGTGCCGGAAGCAGCTGGACACCCTCGACTACAGAGAAGCagacaaaagaagagaaattacagatgtgaaagaagaaaaagaaagagcagaggagacagatcaaaagaaaaagggaaatcTAGTGCAAGAGGAGAAACTCCAAGAGACTTCTCCCCCAGGGAATGAAGCAAGCGACAGCATTGTCACAAAAAACCTTTCCCCCCCTGATCCTGCTAAGAGCCGCAACAGTCCACCATCCCCTAGAAAGAGGCCCAGACTGTCAGCAATGCCCTACAACAGAGACAGTGTCATTACCAGGCCTGTCACGAGCAcgtcctctttctcctctccttggACTTTCCCTACAAATATGTGGAACTCTGTAACCACCTTGAAGCGGAAAGCAGAAAACTATTCAAACTTAATAGCAGCTCACCGACTCCAGTCCCCAAACCAGTCCTCTGTAGCATACCCAATCTCCCTCTCCACTCCCCACATGTTCCCCCTCCTGGTCTCTCATTTTCAAGCCCCGGCTCACAGCTCTGTAATGGGCTACTCAAGCTTTCATTCACGTTATACACCAAACCTTTACGCTGGGTCTACAGGGATGGGGAGCATAATCAAGCAAGGcctgttgaaaagaaaaaaacccagccAGAGAGCTTTTACTGGGACCATCCAAACCAGTGAGCTGAG TTTCCCTGAAGTGCCCAAAGCCAGTGCAGAAAGAGTTAAAGACTGCCAGCATTGCAGTCTCGTTGGTGATCCAGTTCTGCGGGAGTCAGCCTCCACACCTTCAG AGGTGGCCTGTTCAGGGTGTAGGTTCTGTGGAAGAGGAAATGCAGCACAGCATGAACCACAATCCCATCGACAAGaccacagaggagaaaaacCCTACCAGTGCCAACACTGTCCCAAGAAGTTTAGTCTGAAACATCAACTGGACACACACCACCGAGTTCACACCG GGGAGAAACCCTTCGAATGTCGTCTCTGTGGTCAGCGCTCACGGGACTACTCAGCCATGATCAAGCACCTGCGGACTCATGGCGGGGCCGCTCCCTACCAGTGCACAGTGTGCCTGGAGTTCTGCAGCAGCCTGGTTGCCATGCAGAGACACATCAAAAGCCACGCAGTGCAGGACTTCCCTCCTAACTGGAGCATCAACAGCACCTACCTGTACACCTCACACATCTGA